A genomic window from Lycium barbarum isolate Lr01 chromosome 4, ASM1917538v2, whole genome shotgun sequence includes:
- the LOC132638276 gene encoding F-box/kelch-repeat protein SKIP25-like yields the protein MNNSAIITSTAAEAAVKCRKKLHRYNQYQSLIPGLPDNIAQICLSLVQEPLTLYSVCQSWRRLVYSPLFPLFYPAYISERPSTLVKNSVEFANFDPISAKWQLLPPPPLDPPLRLLLRHLPIQSVSISGNLIILIATTNHMLRALFRPLVFNPLTHKWTYGPPLATPRRWCVAGASQGVVYVASGIGSHYNLEVARTVEKWDLKSYNSYNQPQHTQCNCTSEVKNNSNHHHQQQRNNPTCGVKNKGWKWEKLSGLKDGKFSREAIEAIGWREKLCMVNVKGDAAKEGIIYDIESDTWQEMPEGMLVGWRGPTAAMEEEIIYTVDESKGALRKYDQENDSWIEILENEMLKGEQHMAAAGGKVCVVNGGGDGLVVVNVVAEPPSLVVVETPVGFQVLDVHILPRMNVD from the exons ATGAATAACTCCGCCATCATAACTAGCACCGCCGCCGAAGCTGCCGTCAAATGCCGTAAAAAGCTCCACCGATATAATCAGTATCAGTCCTTGATCCCTGGActtcctgataatatagctcaaATTTGTCTATCTCTTGTTCAAGAACCTTTGACTCTTTACTCCGTTTGTCAATCGTGGCGCCGGCTTGTTTATTCTcctctttttccccttttttatcCAGCGTA tatttctgaaagaccctcgacTCTAGTGAAAAATTCTGTTGAGTTTGCGAATTTCGATCCGATTTCAGCAAAATGGCAGTTGCTTCCTCCTCCACCACTTGACCCACCTCTACGTCTCCTTCTCCGCCACCTTCCTATTCAATCGGTTAGCATTTCTGGCAATTTAATAATCCTCATCGCGACAACTAACCATATGCTCCGAGCCTTATTCCGTCCCCTTGTGTTCAACCCGCTCACCCACAAATGGACTTATGGCCCCCCACTCGCGACCCCAAGACGCTGGTGCGTTGCAGGCGCGTCGCAGGGCGTGGTGTACGTCGCGAGTGGGATTGGGTCCCACTATAATCTCGAGGTAGCTCGAACAGTTGAAAAGTGGGACCTCAAAAGTTATAACAGTTATAACCAAccacaacatactcagtgtaattgTACAAGCGAAGTAAAAAATAACAGTAACCATCACCACCAACAACAACGTAATAATCCCACATGTGGGGTTAAAAACAAGGGATGGAAATGGGAAAAACTGAGTGGTCTCAAAGACGGGAAATTCAGTAGGGAAGCGATTGAAGCAATAGGTTGGAGAGAGAAGCTATGTATGGTAAACGTAAAAGGCGATGCAGCAAAGGAAGGAATAATCTACGACATCGAAAGCGACACGTGGCAGGAGATGCCTGAGGGAATGTTAGTAGGTTGGAGAGGTCCAACGGCTGCAATGGAGGAGGAAATAATTTACACGGTGGATGAATCGAAAGGAGCATTGAGGAAATATGATCAAGaaaatgatagttggattgagaTTCTTGAGAATGAGATGCTTAAAGGTGAACAACATATGGCTGCTGCTGGTGGTAAAGTGTGCGTCGTTAATGGCGGCGGTGATGGGCTAGTAGTGGTGAATGTGGTGGCAGAGCCTCCGAGTTTGGTGGTGGTGGAAACTCCGGTAGGGTTTCAGGTTTTGGATGTACATATTTTGCCAAGGATGAAtgttgactag